A genomic region of Podarcis raffonei isolate rPodRaf1 chromosome 13, rPodRaf1.pri, whole genome shotgun sequence contains the following coding sequences:
- the BTC gene encoding probetacellulin, with the protein SEGFAIFDCGTGDGNGTAEQETKRLSCGYPNGNCTGGTTGLRWRGHFSKCPEEYKHYCIKGRCRYVAAEQIPACVCEKGYTGARCERLDLFYLRGDEGQIVVMSLIGVMVTLIVLTACICTCAHYCKKRRRKRREEEMMTFEKRLPIKTDDILETDIA; encoded by the exons tctGAAGGCTTTGCCATTTTCGACTGTGGGACTGGCGATGGCAATGGAACCGCTGAACAGGAAACAAAGAGGCTCTCCTGTGGCTACCCAAATGGAAATTGCACAG GCGGCACCACAGGACTGAGGTGGAGAGGGCATTTTTCAAAATGTCCTGAGGAGTACAAGCACTACTGTATCAAGGGAAGATGCCGTTACGTTGCAGCAGAACAGATTCCGGCATGCGT CTGCGAGAAAGGCTACACCGGCGCAAGGTGTGAGAGGTTGGATCTGTTTTACTTGCGAGGCGATGAAGGTCAGATTGTGGTGATGTCTTTGATAGGTGTGATGGTGACGCTCATTGTCCTGACTGCCTGTATATGCACCTGCGCTCA TTACTGTAAAAAAAGGCgcaggaagaggagagaggaagaaatgaTGACATTTGAGAAGAGGCTGCCTATTAAAACAGATGATATTCTAGAGACAGACATTGCATGA